DNA sequence from the Parasphaerochaeta coccoides DSM 17374 genome:
AACAGCACCATCAGAATGAAGATGATGCCCAGCAGCACTTCCCATTGGGTGAATATGCGGATGAGCTGTTCCTTGAGACCCGACTCGTCAACCAAACGACTCCGGGCAACCAACTCTTTCTCATTCGTACTCATTTCTTCACCCTCCTCTGGGCCAGCAGACGCGCAGTCTTGCGCTGATCGACTACGGTATTGATCACCAAGGCTATGAGAATGACAAGACCTTCGACGAGTGTCTGCCAGAACGGGGAAAGATAGATGACAGGCAACGCGTTGTTCAGCATGGTGAGGAACAGCGCTCCCAGGACGACTCCCGGAACGCCGCCTGCTCCTCCAGAGAAAGCCACGCCTCCCAAGACACAGGAAGCGACAGTCTGCATCTCGAAACCGGTGGCCATCTCATTGACAGCGGAAGCATAGCGGGCAGTCCACAAACCACCTGCGAGACCAGCGAGAAGCCCACTTATGATGAAGACGATGAAGCGCGTCTTGGCTTCATTGACTCCGACGAACTTGGCCGCGACAGGATTGCCGCCGATTGCATAGAAAGCCCGTCCGGTACGGGTATAACGGATGAAAGCGTACATGATGATCACAACCATGATTGCAACCCAAACCAAGACTGAGATTCCAAGGAACTGTATGCGCGGGAATCCTATGTAGGACGGCGTCATCTCATGGGCAGTCACCCATGTCCCTCCGCTGAGGACAAAGGTCAGTCCCCGGTAGAGGCTCATGGTTCCCAGCGTCGTGATGATTGGCGGAATCTTCCCCCATGCGACCAGGACGCCGTTGAACATGCCCATCAGCAGGCCGATGGCCGCACTGATCATGAGAAGCATGGGGACGGGAACCGCCGGGGCTGCTTCATTGACCATACCGGCGGACATTCCGGTGAAAGCTATGACTGAACCGACCGACAGGTCGATGCCTCCAGAAAGAATTACCAGGAACTGTCCGATTGCGACGATAGCCAGAATGGACATATCATTGAATATCCGTGCCAGGTTCTCCAGCGACAGGAAGTTCGGCGACTGAATCAGCACAGGCACGAGGAAGACAAGGAGCAAAATGACCAAGCTGGCCTCTCGTCGTTTCAGAAGACTGCTGAACGTGGAGTTCACCGTCTCCTTGAAGTTCTTTCTATTCATCGTACGGCCTCCTGGACTTCACCAATGGCCGCGGCCATTACGTTCTCGGAACCGGCGTCCGCCCGATCCAAGACAGCAGTCACTTCCCCTTCATGCATCACCACAATGCGGTCGCTCATTCCCAGCACCTCCGGCAGTTCGGAAGAAACCAAGATGACTCCCATGCCCTGTGAAGCCATTTCAGAAACAAATTCATGAACTGCGGCCTTGGTTGCGACATCAATCCCCTTGGTCGGTTCGTCCATGATGAGGATGCGCGGCTGAGTGCCGATCCATTTGGAAAGGACTACCTTCTGCTGGTTTCCTCCGGAAAGAGTGTCGGCATCAACATGCCATCCGGCTGCCCTGATTTCCATTTGCGAACCATATTTCTCCGCGTAAGCCGCGGCCTTCTTCCTGTTGACCACCCCGTGACGGGACAAGCTCGCCAAACACGGGAGGGCAATGTTACGGGAAATACTCATGGCAAGTATCAACCCCTGCTTCTGCCTGTCTTCCGGCACAAGAGCAATTCCCCTGGCCATGGCCACTCCAGGAGAAGAAGGGGAAAAAATTTCTCCGTCCATCATGATGGAGCCGGAGGAACAGGGATCTATGCCAAAAATGGCACGCATCACTTCCGACCTGCCCGCGCCGACCAGACCAAAGAATCCGAGAATTTCCCCTTCATGCAAGGTGAAGGAGACATTGGTGAAGTTACCTGTCTGGCAAAGCTCTTTGACTTCCAAAAGCGGTTTCCCGACAACAAGCTCCTTCTTGGGGAACATCTGGTCAACAGAACGACCTATCATCATCCTGATGATACTGTCCCTGTCGGTATCCTTCAGGTATCCCGAACCTATGTAGCGTCCATCGCGGAGAACAGTATAGGTATCACATATCTCAAAGATTTCCTCGAACTTGTGGGATATGAAGATAATGGACTTACCTTCTTCCTTCAGCTTGCGGACAATGCGGTAAAGATCCTCGACCTCACGGCTCGTCAGGGCACTGGTCGGTTCGTCCATGATGACGACCTTGGCATCAAGGGACAATGCCTTGGCAATCTCGACCATATGCCGCTGGGCGATTCCCAAGTTCTTGACTAAGGTATCAGGGGCTATGTCGAGCTGTAAGCTGTCCAGCAATTTTCGGGTTTCCTTGTGCATTGCCTTCCAGTCCAGTCTCCTGGAATGGGGACTGTACAGATGATGACCCATGTAGATGTTCTCGGTGACGCTCAGTTCAGGGAACATCGAAGCCTCCTGATGTATGGCGACGATCCCTGCCTGCTGGGCATCAAGGGCATTGGAGAATTTCATCTCTTTCCCTTCCAATATCACGCTCCCGCTTGTCGGCGTGTAGACACCGGTCAGTATCTTCACGAGCGTAGACTTTCCAGCTCCGTTCTCGCCGATAAGCGCATGGATTTCTCCGGCGCGGACATCCATGTGGACATCATCAAGAGCTTTGATGCCTGGAAAGAATTTCATCAGGTGGCGGACCTCTAAAATTACCTGTGACATCATTCCTCCTCATATATTTTCACAACAGTTCTCCTGATGTCCGGTAAACCAGCCATCCGGAGAACCGCCAAGGCGCATGCCTTGGCGGAAACGGACATGCCAGGGGCATGTCCGACAGATGCTCATGCCATCCTAGAAAATGGCCGCGTACTGCTCGATGTTGTCCTTGTTGAAAACATAAGGAGTTCCCATGACGGCAACATTGTTCGCTTCGACGGTGACATCACCCATGCGTCCAGCCTTGAATACGTCGCCGACCGCACCGGTGTTCTTGCCGGAAATGAGAGCCTCAAGAATGAAGGTGGAGGTATATCCCAGGTCAATGGGGTTCCACAGAGCCATCTGCTTCACCGTACCATCCAGGATGGAGCCTTTCATTTCGGAGGGCAATCCAAGTCCGGTCACCTGTACTATGCCGCTCTTTCCGGCATCTTTGACCGCCTGGGCAGAAGCAAGGACTCCGACTGTCGTCGGGGCAATGATGACCTTGAGGTTGGGATACTTGTTCAGCAGGGCGTTAGTCTCACGATAGCTCTTGTCCGGAGCGTCATCACCATAGACAGTCTCGACAATCTTGAGACCGGGATGGTTCTTCACTTCCTCATGCATCCAGCGAATCCAGGCATTCTGGTTGGTAGCCTGGGCTGTAGCGGACAGAATGGCTATGTCTCCCGTTCCACCGGCAAGCTCGGAAGCAAGCTGTATTTGCTGGCGTCCAATCAATTCTTCCTTGGAAGGAACCAGGTCAACGATGCGTCCGCCAGCGTTAATGCCGGAGTCAAAGGAAATGACCTTGATGCCCGCAGCCATGGCCTTCTTGGTCACGGGGATGAGGGCATCGGCATCATTGGCGGAAATGGCTATGCCATCGACCCGCTGGGCAATGAGGGACTCAATAATCTCAATCTGGCCTTCGGCTGTCGCCTGTGTTGGTCCGAGATATGAGATTTCAACATTGCCCAGTTCAGCGGCAGCTTCCTTGGCACCAGTGTGTGTGGCATCAAAGAATCCGTTGCCCATGCTCTTGACGAGGATGACAATGTCATACTTCTCACGCGTGGTCTGCTTGGCACCTTGCGCAAATACCACGCCTGCCGCCAGCAACAAAACCATCAGAATCAGTGATAGTTTCTTCATAAAACTCTCCTTTATGGGAAAAATATCCCTTTTATGTTCTTCTCTCATCAGAGAGCAAAACCCATGTACCTGTAGCAATCAACACACCTTCCATGGCGTTTCATGTGGTGACCGAAACCCGGTATTTCTCCACTTCCCATGTACGGATGAACTCAATCTGGTCATCATCCATGAAACGAGGCCCACCGAAGCTCTCCGTATACGCCGCCACCTTGATGGTGTCGGTAAACAAATCCATGGCTTTGTCGGAGATGGCGAACACCGCGACGCCTTGGACAACAATCACTTTAGGCCGTACTCCGTGTTCTTGCTCAAACGCTTCCACGGAAGCCTTCACCGCAGCAGCGGTATCCACCCGCGCCTTGAAGATTTCATTCCCGATCCACAGGGGCTTGAACCCACTGTAAACAATATGATCCGGCGTGAAGGCTGAGCTGAGAGGATAGAAGGAGTCCTTGTCGCTGATCTTCGTCTCAAGCTCCTTATTGAGCAACACTGCGAAAGGCGTGTCTTTTCCATAAAAGGCGGACAACCCTTCCAAAACCTTGGCGACTTTCGCTTTTTCCGGCTTACGCGCATCGAGATGAGGCAGGCGCGTGATATGGCGGGCGAGCTTTGACATCACCGCGTCATAGGCAGCTTCGACTTGCTCAGGACTTCTTCCGCCGACAAAGATTCCATGGTTCTGCAACAGGACGACCTGCGGCACTGTCCCCGTGACTTTTTTATAAACCGCCATTTCTTCACGCACCACTTGGGCAAGGATGTATCCGGGGTTCACCAGAGGTATCCACAGGGCTTGGGGAAACAAGGCTTCCGCGGACGCCTTGCCTGCCTGGGCACAGGTCACGCCGTTGACCAACGCCGGATGGAGATGGACTATGTACGTGAAGGGTATCAAGGAATGCAACAGTGCCTCGACACTGGGACGGGCAGTCTCCCCTTCACACCGGCAGGCCATCATGTCCGCAAGGACGGCATCCTCCCTCTCGTCTTTGTCCGCGGGATATGTCTTGTCCCATATCCGGGCAAGGCGGGGAAGGGACATGCGGACGAATCCACTTTCATCAATGTCCGACAACGCATGGCCGGAAGCCTTCACGTACATGATGTCCTTGTCCTTGACAGAAGTGTTGCCGCCACCAAGAAGGACATAATCTTTGTCCCTGCCATACCTGCGGCTTATCGCAATCAAGCTGGAAAGATCCATCACATCCGCCCTCTGAGGACGGTATCCTCATACGCATGGACGCTGGAAATCACCGCAAGGTCTCCGGGTACTCCCTGGCGGGAGCAAAATTCATCCCAAACGGCACCGAAGGGCAGGACATTCCGTGCTTCAAGCAAGGCGAGACGTCCGTAATAGTCACCTTTATCTTCATAGGAAAGCAACGCCGCGCGCGGTTCAAGCAAAGCCCAGAGCAAGGCTTTCCGAGTAGAACGGGCTCCGGTGACCCATGCGCCGATACGGTTGATGGAAGCATCGAAGAAATCAAGAGCTATATAAACATCGTCAAGCCGCCCCATCCGGACAATTTCCTCCATCAGAGCCTTCACCTTGTCATTGAAAAGCGGCACATGGTCACTGTCCCAACGCACGGGACGGCTGACATGGAACAGCATTTTGTCAAAGTAAAGCAAGAGGGACGACACTTTGTCAGAGACATCTTCATCCGAGTGGAAATGCCCCATGTCGATACAGAGCATCTTCTTGTTCTTCAGCGCATATCCCATATAGAACTCATGCGAGCCGACGACAAAGGATTCGCTGCCGATGCCGAACAGCTTGGTCTCAAGGGCGTCCGCCATGTTCTCCGCGGGATATTCCACGGCAAACATATCATCCAGCGTTTGCTCAAGAATCCGGCGATGCCCGTATTTGTCCACAATCGTATCCTTGGCTCCGTCCGGAATCCATGTGTCCAGCACACAGGTCGAACCAAGCTGCTCGCCTATCCAATTGGAAATCTGTCGGGAACGCTTTCCATGCTCAAGCCAGAACGCACGGATCGCGGGATCCTTGCTGGCAAGCGTATAGCCGGCGGCGGCAAGCGGATGGCTGAAATACGTACCGTTGAAGTCAAGGCCAATCTTCCGTTCCCTGGCCCAATCGACCCATCCCTGGAAATGCCGGGGTTCTATGGCATCCCGATCCACTTTCTTGTCTCCAAACTCGCCGTAACTGGCATGAAGGCTTACCCTTTTTGCGCCGGGAACAAGTTCCATGACTTTATCCATATCAGAACGAAGTTCGGCAATGGAACGCGCCTTACCGGGATAATTACCAGTAGTCTGGATGCCCCCTCCGGAAAGAACCGCACCCGCTTCCTCGAAGCCGCCGACATCATCGCCCTGCCAGCAATGCAGGGAGATAGGGATGGTCGCCAGCTTGTCCAGAGCAGCATTCACATCAACGCCGACGGAGGCATATGCTTCTACCGCACCTTTGAAACAATCCTTTGACATCACTTCCTCCAAGCCGGAACAGACCGTTCATAAACACAGATAAAGTCCGGCAAATATTTTTTTATCTTTTCTTGTTTAATCATAGTACAACCGTTTTTGGACATACGCCTTGACATATTGGTCATAATATAGCACTTTTTTATCATGAAACTCATGACCCTTTTTGCAGTTGATTATCTCACCGACCCTGCGCTGCCCTTCCGGATCATCAAACGCAATCCTGAGATTCCCTATTCACTCCATACCCATGATTTCTATGAACTGGTAGTCACCGTTTCCGGTCAAGGGACTCATTTCTGGCAAGGCGGGGAACAGAAACTGTCCAGCGGCATGGTGTTCGTCATGCATCCCGGACAGGCGCACGGATTCAGGGACGTGGACAACCTCATCCTGTATAATTTCATCAGCCTCCCCGACGCCTTGACGGAAAAATTCCCCGACCTGTCCACCATGCCCTCCTTCCAGGCCCTGTTCGGTCTTTCCAGACTGTACCAACAAAAGCCGATTCCCATTCCCTCCTTCACCCTCAAGCCTTCCGAACTGACGGAAATATGCGGAATCGCCGAGAAGCTCCTCAGGGAAATGGGGTTCTCTGGGTACGGAGAAGGAGCAAAAACCCTATCATTGGCATACGCGGGAGAAATGTTGGTCAAACTTTTCAGGTTCCACGAACAGAAGCTCATAACGGAAAACATACTGATCGACGACCTCGCCCATGTATTCAGCTTCATGGAAGCCCATGCCGACCGGCAGGTCTCCACTGACGAACTGGTTACAGTGGCGCACATGTCCACAAGCACGCTGAACCGTTATTTTCACCGCTGTACCGGCATGTCCCCCGTCCAATATCATTTGAAAAAGAGAATCAGCAAGGCGTGCTACCTAATCCGCTCCTCGAACATGTCCATAGGAGAGATATCTGAGAAGACAGGTTTTTCAGATGCAAATTATTTCTGCCGTCAGTTCAAGAAGGTCATGGGAATCAGTCCTTTGCAACACCGGCGGAATCCCTGAAAGCAGTTTTTTTCCCCAGTCCTACGGGAAGAAATTCTGGATTCGAGATGATACCACCGTTATTTATCATGACCTTTATCTCCGGTTTTAGCATGATATTAGCAGGGAATCCTGCCCTGTCTCCATCAATGCGGCGACGGATCAATGCGGCAGCTTCCGCCCCGATTGCAGCCACCTGCTGTGCTACTGCGTAATGGCAGAAACGAAGCAACGGAGCGTAATGCATATAATCAAAGGACGCAAAGACAATCCGGGAACGTTCGGCCAGAGGCACTTCCTCCAGCAGATACGCGCTTGCTCCCACATGCACCAACTCATTGACAAGGAAATACGCTTCAGGGGCATCATCCTGTGAAAGAGCCTTACGCATCAGAAGAGAACCGTCCCCCAGCGACATGCCGCCGAAAAAAAGAAAGCGCTCATCAACCGTAATCCCGTTGTCCTGCAACGCTTGTTCGTATCCTGCCAGCCTCTCCCTGGTCGTATAGACATCAAGGGTTCCCCCCAGGAACCCTATCTTCCTATGCCCTTCACGTATCAACGCCTCCGTAGCCTCATACGCTCCCCGGTGGTTGTCGGTCAGCACCACATCATAGGATGCTCCAGGAACGACGCGGTCGATGAAAACGACAGGGACATGGGCGCGGGCGCATGGGGAAAAGGCATCATGAGCATTCCCGGCAGGCGCGGCAATGATTCCGTCCACGTTGCGGTCAAGGAGAATGGAAACCTTACGCTTTTCCTCATCGACTGAATGAGCTGATGAACAAACCACCAAGGAATATCCCAGCGGCCCAAGGATGTTTTCTATCCGGTCAACAATCTCAGTGAAGAAAATATTGCTCAGGTCAGGGCAGATGAAACCAATTGTCCGGGTGGAGCGCATCTTCAAGGCGCGGGCGACATTGTTGCGCCGGTAGTCAAGGGTGGCTATGGCAGCCCTCACTCTTTTTTCCGTCTCAGGATTGACGACGCCAATGTTGTTCATGACACGGGAGACGGTGGCTATCGAGACACGGGACAGCTCCGCGACATCCTTGATTGTCGCCGCGACTTGCGGAAGCTCCGCAGTGCTGTCTTTTCTCTTTTTCATGTACGCTCCCCGCTTTCGGATTACCCGTTCGTCCGATTATATCACACTACACCTTTTTTAATAATGATGTTGGCGTAAATCGCCGATTCACCGGTCGCTATGATGGCATAGGCTTTCTTCGCCCTTTCATAGAAAGCAAAACGTTCTTCAAAGACAAATCCTTTGAAATGGGGATCTTCCAATGCTATTTTCCTGTACGTCTCCCAGATGGGCGTCTCTACCGGATCGGTGGCGGGAACCTCCATCATGATGACATTGTCCGCATATTTGTCCAGCGGATAGAGCTGGAGGATTGCTTCCAATATCTGGGGAACGCCATGTCCGTCAAGCCTCACCAACCTGCGGGCATATGCGGCGGCAGGGAAATTACCGTCTCCAATGACCAGTTCGTCGCCATGACCCATCTCCATGAGGATTTTCAGCAGCTCAGGGCTCAGGATGGAAGATATTCCTTTCAACATGCCACACTCTCCTTTTCACGTACTTGGTCGCAAGATAGTAAAAACACAGTCCGCGACATATGAATATCATTGCAGGATGACCGATATCATGCGATACTCGGCTTATGTAAACGATTACATGCTATAAGGAATTTATATCACAGGAGGAATGATATGGCAAATAAAACCGTCGGGTTTCCACGTGCTCGTCTGGCCGGCACATGGCCGAAAATTGGAATCAGACCCATCATCGATGGCCGTCGCAGAGGCGTGAGGGAAGCTCTTGAGGAACAGACCATGAACATGGCGCGGTCAGCTGCCGCGTTGCTCACTGAAAACCTGCGTTACAACGATGGCACTCCGGTACAGTGCGTAATAGCGGACAGTACGATAGGCGGAGTCGCCGAGGCGTCACGATGCGCCGACAAGTTCTCACGGGAGAACGTGAGCATCACGCTCTCGGTTACTCCGTGTTGGTGCTATGGTACGGAAACCTTCGACGCCGACCCGAACACCATCAAGGCCGTATGGGGTTTCAACGGCACGGAGAGACCCGGCGCTGTCTATCTGGCCGCCGTCCTTGCCGCCCATTCCCAGAAAGGGCTGCCCGCTTTCGGCATCTACGGACACGATGTTCAGGAAGCGACTGATACCGCCATTCCCGCCGATGTCAAGGAAAAGCTCCTCCGCTTCGCCCGTGCCGCCGTCGCCGCAGCTTCCCTCCGGGGAACCAGCTATCTGGCCATAGGCGGATGCTCCATGGGCATTGCCGGTTCGGTCGTCGATCAGGCTTTCCTCCAGGAATACCTGGGCATGCGTGCCGAGGTAATCGACATGTGCGAGATTTCCCGGCGCATTGAAGAGAACATCTTTGATCCGGTTGAATTCAAGATGGCAAAGGAATGGGTGAAGAAGAACATCACCGAGGCTCCGGACAAGGTGAACCCTCCACAATGGCAGCGTTCCGAGAAGCAGCGGGAGGCCGATTGGGACTATTGTATCAAGATGACCATGATTACCCGCGACCTGATGCAAGGCAACCTGAAGCTCGCGGAGATGGGTTTTGAGGAAGAAGCCGAGGGTCACAATGCAATCGCCAGCGGTTTCCAGGGACAGCGACAGTGGACGGATCATTGGCCGAACGGAGACTTTATGGAGACTATGCTCACCACATCGTTCGACTGGAACGGAATCCGCGAACCCTATGTGGTAGCCACGGAGAATGATCATCTCAATGGTGTATCCATGCTCTTTGGCAAGCTCCTGACCGGTCGCGCCCAGATTTTCAGCGATGTTCGTTCTTACTGGAGTCCAGAGTCATTGAAGCGAGTCACCGGATGGACGCCCACCGGCCGCGCAAAGGATGGTTTCATCCATTTAATCAACAGCGGCGCGACCACGATGGATGCTACGGGACAGATGAAGGACGGTGAAGGCAATTCCGTGATGAAACACTTCTGGGAGATTACGGAAAAGGATGTCAAGGCTGTCTTGGACAATACAACGTTCAGCGTAGCCAACGGTGGTTATTTCCGTGGTGGTGGTTTCAGCTCCACGTTCAAGACTACCGGAGAAATGCCTGTGACCATGTGCCGCCTGAACATTGTCAAGGGTCTGGGGCCTGTGCTCCAGATTGCCGAAGGATGGACGTGTGATGTGCCCGACGATGTTTTTGATATCATCAACCGGCGCACAGATCCTACGTGGCCTACTACATGGTTCGTACCCCGCACTGATGGAAATGACGGTCCTTTCAAGGATGTATATTCTGTCATGGCGAACTGGGGAGCGAACCACGGCGCTATCAGCTACGGGCATATCGGAGCCGACTTGATTACGTTGGCTTCCATGCTACGCATTCCGGTGAGCATGCACAATGTCCCCTACTCGGAGATTTTCCGGCCAAGCACATGGAACGCATTCGGCAGCAATCCTGAAGGGGCGGACTTCCGAGCGTGTGCCACATACGGGCCTCAGTTCGGTTGATTTGCCCTTAAGCCGTCCAGAGGAAGATAGCCATCCAGAGAAAGGAAGAAGTCCGGTCAAGCGCAATGCAGACCGGACAAACCTAATCATGATGCACAAACAAGAGAGCCGTTGCTACATGTCGAGGGACATGGGCGACGGTTCTTTTTTCCCCATTCCGTGACTGATTGACTTTAGGGTGGCACTCTCCTACACTCACAGATGCGGTGCATCGCGCTGCGAGGGAAAGGTTCATGGCAACGCTTTTACTTGTCATTATCTATGCATCTTTCATCAGCCTTGGGTTACCCGATGCGCTTCTTGGCTCGACGTGGCCGGTGATTCGCGTAGACATTGCCGCGTCGGTTGGGGCGGCAGGGTACATTTCCTTCATAGCCTCCGCCTGTACCATACTGTCCAGCATAGCCAGTGGCAGGATATTGGCACGTTTTGGTGTCGGCAAAGTGACTGTTTTCAGCGTTTTTCTCACGGCAATCGCTCTCTACGGCTTTTCCAAAGCCCCTGCCTACTGGTGGTTCCTCATCCTTGCCTTCCCCTTGGGGTTGGGCGCCGGAGGCGTGGATACCGGATTGAACTGGTTCATAGCGGGGAATTATGAAGCCCGACATATGAACTGGCTCCACGCGTTCTGGGGAGTAGGAGCCTTGCTTGGACCGAACATCATGGCGGGGAACCTGACCGCGGGAGGCACATGGAGGAACGGTTACGGAACCGTCGCCCTACTCCAAAGCATTTTGGTCATCATCCTGACAGGTGCTATCCCTCTTTGGAAGATAGTAGCCGACCGCAAGGCTCTGCCTGACCGTCAGAAAGTAGAAGAACAGGCTCGAATTGCCTCCGGACAACCCATGCTGTTCTATGTAAAACGCCCAGGCGTACTCCTATCCATGGGAGCGTTTCTCCTGTACTGCGCCTTTGAAACTACCTTAGGACTCTGGAGCAGCAGTTATCTGGTCGAAACGCGTTCCTTGACTCCTGTCCTTGCCGCACGCTGGACATCCCTTTTCTACGGCAGCATCATGGCCGGACGGCTCATCTCAGGTTTCCTCACTTTCACCCTGTCGTCACGGGTCATCTTCCGCTCCGGCATGGCCCTCATGGTGGCAGGATCCCTCTGCTTCCTTCTTCCCGTAGGCCCATACGGGGCACTTGCAGGCATCATTCTTGCGGGTTTGGGCGGAGGCCCCTTGCTTCCCACATGGATTCATCTGACTCCGCGACGCTTTGGTACGCAATATTCAGGCAGGATCATCGGCATCCAGATGGCATCATCCTACGTGGGCATCTCCTTACTGTCACCGCTTTTCGGTCTCATTTTCTCCAAAACCGCCATGGACTTGCTCCCTGTCGTCCTGCTGTCCTATGCCGTGGGGATGAGCGTTCTCGCGGAAGCCGTGGAAAAACGCCTTGCACGGCATTGATTTCCCTGCGGGAGCTTGAATCTTTACAAAACCATACTATGACCAGTCCGGTCACATGGCCACGTCATCTACTTCCCGTGTCGCAGGATCTACCGTTCCCTCAATAGTGACAAAGACTGCGTTGGGTACGCTGAGCAACCATTGTCCCGGTGTATTTATCTTACCCATTTTCATGATGATGTGCCGTGGCCCCGGAGAGTCTTCCGCCCAGATATAGCCGTCCTCAATCACCAACTTGGTAATACCTGCTATACCAGGGATGTCAACCTTTCTATCCACATCCAGAGGGAAACGCCACGCCTGGTCTCCGCTGCGAATCAGGGCATAGGTCGATGCGCCGCTTTCCACCGTCCGAACCGAAGCCGCAGAAAGAATGATGACGAAACCAAGTCCAAGGATGAAGATGAGGATGTCTCCCGGACGAACCCATTCACGGAGTCTTTTTCCCATGTGGGCAAGTATACGGTCCAGGATGATTCCTGTCCATCATCGCAAAGCATCGATCAAGGCCGCAAGATTGTCTTCCATGACGGAAAGATAGTCGCGCCCCGCATCCAAGTCCTTCTGGGACAACCCTTCTACAGGGTCGAGGACGGCAGTCTTTACCCCGGTTTCCCGTGCAATGGTCGCCGCCACCTTCGGGCTAACGAGCTGTTCGGTGAAGATGGTCGTGATGTCATGCTCACGCACCAAGTCGATGATTGCCGCCATACGGGACGGCGAAGGCTCGGAATCCGCAAAGACTCCTTCAATAGCTTCCTGCTCGAATCCATAGGCATGCGTCATGTAGCCAAACGCTGCATGGGAGACAACGACGGTTTTCTTCGGGACGGAAGCCAATCCAGCACGGTACTTCTGGTCAAGAGCATTGAACTTGGCTTCCCATGCGTCATAGTTGGCTTGGTAAGCTGATGCGTTCGCCGGATCTATTTCCTTCAACGCCTTCATGATATTTCCCAGACCGATGATGGCATTGCGAATATCAAGCCACGTATGAGGGTCGATGTCCCCATGGTCATGCTCATCTTCATGGTCATGCTCATCCTCATGCTCATCTTCGTGATCATGGTCGGCCTCATGCTCATCCTCGTGGTCATGGTGGTGTTCTCCTTCCGCGAGAAATTCCACGCCATCTGATAAGGTCACGACGGTCAAGTTCTTGTTGGAAAGAGATGCCAGGACTTTATCAAGCCATGCTTCCATCCCTGCACCATTGACGACCAAGACATCCGCTTTTTCAAGACGACGCATATCGCCTATGGAAGGTTCCCAATCGTGAGGCTCCACTCCTGTAGGAACAAGGTTAGTCACCTGCGCATAATCACCTGCAATCTTTGACGTGAAATCATAAGGAATATAGAAACTGGTCATGATGACCAGCTTGTCATCTGTCAATGCCTGTTCTTTCACCCCCGCGGCTGCCAGTGGAAGGACAAGCCCCATGGTTAAGATTGACACAAGAACAGTTCTTTGAAAACGCTTCATGATACCTCCGCTCTTTTCCCCGCATACAGTGCAAGG
Encoded proteins:
- a CDS encoding metal ABC transporter substrate-binding protein, with translation MKRFQRTVLVSILTMGLVLPLAAAGVKEQALTDDKLVIMTSFYIPYDFTSKIAGDYAQVTNLVPTGVEPHDWEPSIGDMRRLEKADVLVVNGAGMEAWLDKVLASLSNKNLTVVTLSDGVEFLAEGEHHHDHEDEHEADHDHEDEHEDEHDHEDEHDHGDIDPHTWLDIRNAIIGLGNIMKALKEIDPANASAYQANYDAWEAKFNALDQKYRAGLASVPKKTVVVSHAAFGYMTHAYGFEQEAIEGVFADSEPSPSRMAAIIDLVREHDITTIFTEQLVSPKVAATIARETGVKTAVLDPVEGLSQKDLDAGRDYLSVMEDNLAALIDALR